CCAACGACACGGCGGCGGTCGTCGGTCTCTCCATCCCCTTCCCGCTGTTCAACAACGGCGCGGCGGCGGAGCGTCAGGCGCAAGCTCAGCGCGACCAGGCCGACGCGGAACGGCGTCTCGCCAATCTCAACGTCGAGCAGGACATTGCCGGCGCCCAGGCCGACCTCCAGAGCGCGGCTGCCTCGGCACGGGCGGCAGGGGGACCGGCTCTGACCGCGGCGGCCGAGGCGGCCCGCATCGCCCGGATCGGTTATGCCCAGGGCAAGTTCAGCCAGCTCGACCTGCTACAGGCCGAACAGTCGCTCGCCGAGACCCGCGCCGGGTACACCGACGCGCTCTCGGCCTATCACGACGCTGAGGCTCGGCTCGCGCGGCTGACCTCCACCCCTTCGGACGTCGCACCATGACGCCCGCCCTTCTCGCCGATGCGCCGCGCCTTCGCGCGATGCCGCTCGTCCCTCATATCCGGAGCTTCTCATGATCGAAGACAAGCGTCTGCTCGGCGGCGTTGCCGCTGCCGTGCTGGTCGCAGCGCTTGGCGGCTTCAGCGTCGCCCGTTGCACCTCAACTCCAGCCACTACCACCCAGGCGACCGAAGCGAAGGGCGGAGACGAAAAGCCTACTGCGCCGGCCGACACGGTCTTGATGACTGCACAGGCTATCAAGGAGGCCGGGATTTCGACCGAGACGATCGCGCAAGGGGGTCTCGGCTCGGAGATCGTTGCCCAGGCTTCAGTCACCGCCTCGCCAACCGGACAGGCCATCGTCACCGCACGCGCGGGCGGGGCGGTGACGCGCGTGTTCAAGCGCCTCGGCGATCCCGTCCGCGCGGGCGAGCCGCTGGCGATCGTCGTCAGTCGAGATGCCGCGCAGATCGCGGCCGATCGCTCGGCCGCAGCCGCCAAGGCGGTGCTCGCCAACAAGAACCTCGCGCGCGAGCGTTACCTCTACGATCAGAAGGTGTCTGCGCGGGTCGACTATGATTCCGCGCAGGCCGAGGCTGCCGCAGCCGCAGCGGAGGCGCGCCGCGCTCGTGTCGCCGCTGGTGCCGCGAATGTCACCGCCGATGGCAGTGGCGTGGTGGTCGCCAGCCCGATCAGTGGGCGCGTGACGGCGCAGACGGCCAATCTCGGCTCTTTCGTTCAGCCGGAGACCGAGCTGTTCCGCGTCGCCGACCCCAAGCAAATCCAGATCGAGGCCGCGATCCTGCCGGGCGATGCCCAGCGCATCGTTTCGGGCGATCGCGCCGTCATCGAGCTGCCGGAAGGCGGCACCGTCGAGGCGAAGGTTCGATCGGTCACGCCGGCGCTCAACTCCGAGACCAGGCAGGCGACCGCCGTACTCGATGTGACGGGTGGAACGCTGCAGCCGGGCCTCGGCGTGCGCGTGCGGATCAGCCCCAGCAAAGGCGAGGCGACCAACGCCATCGTCGTGCCCGAGGACGCGCTCCAGACCGTCGAGGGCAAGGACGCCGTGTTCGTGCGGACCGCACAGGGCTTCAAGGCTGCCTTCGTGACCATCGGCCAGCGCAGCGCCGGCCGCGTCGAGATCGTGAAGGGCCTGCAGCCCGGCCAGACCGTCGCGACGGCCCAGGCATTCCTGCTCAAGGCCGAACTCGGCAAGGGCGCGGGCGAGGAGGAATAAGCCATGATCGCGAAGCTCATGGCCCTCTCCGTGCGCGCGAGATGGGCAATCCTCTTCATCTTCCTTGCCGTCGGCGGTCTCGGCGTCTGGCAGCTCACCAAGCTGCCGATCGATGCCGTTCCCGACATCACCAACAAGCAGGTCCAGATCAACACGGTCAGCAAAGGCCTCTCGCCCGTCGAGATGGAGAAGCTGGTCACCTATCCAGTCGAGACGGCGCTCGCCGGCATCCCCGGCCTGCAAACCACGAGGTCGCTGTCGCGCAACGGCTTCAGCCAGGTGACCGCGATCTTCTCAGACAAGACCGATCTCTACTTCGCCCGCCAGCAGGTCGGCGAGCGGCTCACCGCCGCGCAGGAGACGCTGCCGAGCGGGGTTCAGCCGCAGATCGGGCCGGTGACGACGGGTCTCGGCGAGATCCTGATGTATACGGTCAACTACGTGAACCCGGAGGGCAAGGGCGCGAAGAAGGTCGACGGCCAACCCGGCTGGCAGACCGACGGCAGCTTCCTGACGCCCGAAGGTGACCGGCTGGTCGGGGAGGTCGCCCAATCGGGCTATCTGCGCACCGTGCAGGACTGGATCATTCGGCCACAGCTCCGCAACGTCCCCGGCGTCGCCGGCGTCGATTCGATCGGCGGCTATGCCAAGACGTTCGTGGTCGAGCCCGATCCGGCGAAGCTCACCAACTACGGCATCTCCTATTCCGAGCTTGGACAGGCGCTGGAGGCGGCGAACCTTTCGGTCGGCGCCAACTACTTCAACCGGGGCGGCGACGCCTATCTGGTCCGTGGCGATGCCCGCATCCGGTCCGTCGAGCAGATCACCAATGCCGTCGTAGCGACGCGCGGCGGTGTGCCGATCACGGTCGGCGCCGTCGCCAACGTCAAGATTGGTGGTGACCTGCGCACCGGCGCCGGCAGCATGAACGGCAGCGAGGCCGTCATCGGCACCACGCTGATGCTCATCGGCGAGAATAGCCGCGTCGTTGCCAAGGCGGCCGGCGACAAGCTCCAGCAGATCGCCAAGACCCTGCCGCCCGGCGTCGAGGTCGAGGTGGTGCTCGATCGCGCCAAGCTCGTGTCGGCGACCGTCGGCACGGTGGAACGGAACCTGACCGAGGGCGCCATCCTGGTGGCGATCTCGCTCTTCGTCCTGCTCGGCAACTGGCGCGCGGCGATCATCGCCGTGCTCGTGATCCCCTTCTCCTTCCTGATGATGGCGACCGGAATGAACGTCTTCGGCGTTCCCGGAAATCTGATGAGCCTGGGCGCGCTCGACTTTGGCCTGATCGTCGATGGTGCCGTTATCATCATCGAGAACTGCCTCGCACGGCTTGCGCATCGGCAGGAACGCGAAGGCCGCTTGCTGTCGCTCCGTGAGCGGCTGGAGGAGACGATGAAGGCGTCTCAGGAGATGATCCGCCCGACCGTGTTCGGGCAAGCCATCATCCTGCTCGCCTTTGCGCCTTTGCTCACCTTCACCGGCGTCGAAGGCAAAACCTTCTCGCCGATGGCGATCACCATCATGCTCGCCCTGGTCGCAGCGTTCATCCTCGCGATCACGCTGGTTCCGGCGCTCGTCGCGATCCTGATCCGGGGCAAGGTGTCGGAAAAGGAAGTCTGGCTCATCGCCAAGACCAAGGATCGCTATTTGCCGCTGCTCGGCAAGGCGGTCGCAAAGCCCTGGCCCTTCATCATCGCGGGCGTCGCCTTCTTCCTCGCCTGCGTGCCGGCGTTCGGCCTGCTGGGACAGGAGTTCATCCCCCAGCTCGACGAGAAGAACATCGCGCTGGCCTCGACCCGCGTGCCCTCCACCTCGCTCGAACAATCGCTGCTGATGCAGCGCAAGGTCGAGGCGGCGGTGAAGACGCTACCCGAGGTGGAGACGGCCTTCTCGAAGACCGGCACCGCCGAGGTGGCGACTGACCCGATGCCGCCAAACATCTCGGATGGCTTCGTGATCCTGAAGCCGCAGGACGAATGGCCGAAGGGTGAGACCAAGGCACAGTTCCTGGAGAAGCTCGACAAGGTGACCAGCGGCCAGCTCGGCAACCTCTACGAGGTCAGCCAGCCGATCCAGCTTCGCTTCAACGAGCTGATCGCGGGCGTTCGCGGTGATGTCGCGATCAAGCTCTATGGTGACGACCTCGACAAGATGTCGGCATCGGCGAACGAGATCGTGCGTGTGCTCCAGGGCATCCCCGGTGCGGCCAGCGTCAAGGCCGATCAGACCGGCGGTGCGCCGACGCTCGACGTGCGCTTCGATCGCGCCGCCATCGCCCGCTACGGGCTCACCGTGCAAGAGGTTGCGGACACGGTCTCGGCGGCGATGGGCGGTCGCGAGTCCGGCCTGCTGTTCGAGGGCGATCGCCGCTTCGACATCATGGTCCGCGTGCCCGACCAGACCCGTGTCGATCTCGACGCGGTGAAGGTGCTGCCGGTGATGCTACCGGCGGTCGAGGGCCAGAAGCGCCAGTCGGTGCCACTGGCGGCGGTCGCGCAGTTCCGATTCACCGACGGTCTCAACCAGATCAGCCGCGAAAACGGTAAGCGCCGCGTCGTCATCCAGGCGAACATCCGGGGTCGTGACGCCGGCTCGTTCGTCGCCGAAGCCATGACCAAGGTCGACAAGCTCAAGCTGCCGGCCGGATACTATCTGGAGTGGGGCGGCCAATTCCAGAACCTTCAGGCGGCCTCAAAGCGCCTGTCGGTCGTCGTGCCGCTTTGCTTCCTCGGCATCTTCGGCCTGCTGTTCATGGCGCTGGGCACCCTGGGGCGGGCCGCATCCGTCTTCCTCGCCGTGCCGCTCGGTCTCGCCGGTGGCGTGTTCACGCTCGCCATGACCGGGATCGCCTTCTCGGTTTCGGCCGCCGTCGGCTTCATCTGTCTCGCCGGCGTCGCTGTGCTCAACGGCCTCGTGGTGATGACCGCGATCCGCGAGCGACTGGATGCCGGGATCGAGCTGGGCGAAGCGATCATCGAGGGTTGCCGGGAGAAGATGCGGGCCGTCGTCATGACCGGCTTCGTGCCGGCGATCGGCTTCGTGCCGATGGCGCTCGCGCACGGCACCGGCGCCGAGGTGCAGAAGCCGCTGGCGGTCACCGTCATCGGCGGCCTGATCGCGGCGACGATCCTGACGCTGCTGGTGCTGCCCGCAATCGCGAAGGTCGTGCTGGGCATGGGTCAGCGTTTGGCGCGCCGGCCCGATGTCGGCGAGGCCGATGCCCAATCGGCCGAAGCATAAGGGAGAGGAACGATGACAACATCCAAATTGCTTCGCATCTACACCGACGAGGCTGCCTACTTCGGAGACCGCAAGGTTTTCGAGGTGGTCGCCTCCCGAGCGCGAGACGGGAAGCTCGCTGGTGTGACGGTCCTCGAGGCCCTGCTTGGCTTCGGGAGATCAGCGCACGTCCATCGGCGCCACGTCCTCGAGAGCGATCGCGCGGTCGTGATCGAGATCGTTGACGAGGAGACCAGGCTACGCGGGTTTGCCGACGGCCTCGGCGATGTTCCCGGACTCGGCCTCGTCACGCTCGAAGCGGTCGAGATCCTTCGTTCCGGCGGCGGCCGAACCGATCGGGGCGGAGACGCAGCATGACGCCGGGCTCCGCGCGCAATGAGCCGTTCCGCCTCGCGCGCGGAGCCCGAGCCAATCGGACATCGCACCATGTCTACCATCCTCGAAACAAGTATTCACCTCACCGTGCCGCTTGCGCGCGTATGGCGCGTGATTGCGGACCTCGAAGCCTACAAATCCTGGCATCCCTTCGTGGCGCTCAACGGCCACCCAGTTGCAGGCTCGCGGATCACACTTCACTTTCGATCAGCGGCGGACGGGAAAATTATGTCGTCGAACAAGGCGGTCGTCCTACACGTCGATCGCCTGCGTGCCTTCACATGGCGTTTCGTGGCCGGCCCCTTCCTCCGGTTGGAAGAAGGCTTCGCGATTCAGAAGGCGGGGCATGGCACGTTCCTGCTGCACCACATCCGTTTCACGGGGCCGTTCGCCTTCGTCTTCACGCTGCTTTTTCGACGTCGGCTGATGAAGGCGCTCGAAGTGACCAACCGGGCGATGGCTGCCTATCTCGTCAAACCGGGGACGGCATCGCGCTACTCGCCGCGAGGAACACGCTGACCAGCGGCGATCGGGTGGAACGCGAGGCACGCCGATCCTTCACCGCGCTCGCCGACCGTTTGATCAAGATGCCCCTCTCCATCCTGTCCAAGAAGCCGGAGTAAGCCGATGCCCCACAGTCATTCAGAACCGTCCGGAAGCGGAGCCGTACCCGGAAAGATGGGGCACGATCACGATCACGATCGCGATCATGGGCATGGACATGGCCACGATCATGGGCACGGGCATGGACATAGCCACGGTCATGGACATGGACATAGCCATGCTCCGGCAAGCTTCGGGACCGCGTTTGCGATCGGCACCACGCTTAATCTCGGCTTCGTGCTCGTCGAGGTGATCTACGGGATCGCGGCCGGATCAGTCGCGCTGCTCGCCGACGCAGGGCACAATTTGAGCGACGTGCTGGGCCTCCTGATCGCGTGGGTCGCGGCAGTGCTGGCGAAGCGGAGTCCCAAGGGCCGTTATACCTACGGGCTGCGAAGCAGCTCGATCCTCGCGGCCTTCCTCAACGCGATCATGCTTCTGGTCGCGACCACCATCATCGCCGTCGAGGCCATCGAGCGGATCGCCCGGCCCGAGCCGGTGCATGGCACCACCGTCATGATCGTCGCAGCCGTCGGCATCCTCATCAATGGCGCGACCGCCTTGCTCTTCATGAGCGGGCGCAAGGGCGACCTCAATGTCCGGGCCGCCTTCCTTCACATGGCGGCCGATGCCGGCCTCGCGGCCGGCGTCGTCGTCGCCGGTCTGCTCATCAATCTGACGGGCTGGACCTGGATCGATCCGGTAACGAGCCTCATTATCGTCCTCGTCATCGCCATCGGCACCTGGGGCCTGCTCCGGGACTCGGTCAACATGGCGCTCCAGGCCGCCCCTCCGGGCATGGACCCCGAAGTGATCGGGGGTTTCCTGCGCGAGCACGAGAAGGTCGAGGCGATCCACGACCTCCATATCTGGCCGATGAGCACCACCGAAACGGCGCTCACCGTCCATTTGGTCGTGCCGTCGGGCTATCCAGGCGACGACTTCGCCGCCGGCATTGCAACCGAGCTGCTGGAGCGATTCAGCATCCACCACTCGACGATCCAGATCGAGACCAACCCCGATTTGCATTGCACGCTCGCGTCGGACGCAACCGTGTGACCGAAGCGCCCGTCAGCCAGCGCCGACGCCCCTGGTCGGAGGAGCATATTGCGCGCCTGCGCGAGCTAGCGGCCGAAGGGCGACCGGCCGAGGACATCGCACGCCTGCTGGATCGGACTCGCGAGGGCGTGAGGGGTCGTGCGCAGGCTCTCGGGATTCGCATCGCATCGTCAAGGCGGCGTTTGAAGCCTTGGTATGCCCCGACCCGCGCCACCACGGAGGAATAGGCGATGCAGGCTCTCACCTACACGATCATCCCGCTCGTCGCGATCATAGTCGGCGCCGCCATCGCCGTCGCTCGTACTCCGAAGCCGGGCTTCGTCAGCGCCATGCAGCATCTCGCTGCCGGCGTCGTCTTCGCGGCTGCGGCTGCCGAGATCCTGCCCCAGGTGATGCACCAGAACTCACCGAGCGCCACGCTGATTGGTGGGGCCGCGGGCGTTGCCCTGATGCTCACGCTGAAGGCGTTGGAAGGCCGCGCAAAAGGGCCGGTCGTCCTGCTCGGTGCCATCGCGATCGACATTCTGGTCGATGGCCTGGTTCTCGGTCTGGGTTTCATCGCCGGCGCCAAGGCCGGGCTCCTGCTCACCGTGGCGCTGACGCTGGAGGTGTTGTTCTTCGGCCTCACGGTCACGACCGAGCTGGGCGAGACGATCACATCGAAGTGGAAGATCGTCGGTGTGACTGCCTTGATCGGTTTGCTCCTTCCGATCGGCGCCGTCATTGCGACCCCCGTCGCCACCCTCTCGGGCGTCTGGATCGCGGGCTTCCTGAGCTTCGGCCTCATGGCGCTGCTCTACCTCGTCACCGAGGAGCTTTTGACCGAGGCGCACGAGCATCCGGACAATCCTCTGATCAGCGCCATGTTCTTCGTCGGCTTTCTCGGCCTGCTCCTGCTGGAGGAGCTGACGGGATGATGCGTGCGTGGTTGCCCCGATGGATGGCTATTGCGTTCGGCGGCCTCGCGCTGCCCGGCTGCATCGCCGGGCCTGCCCTGCCCATCGCCGCGCATGTCGCCCCCGATACCCGGCTGCGCATCTCGTCGGTGCATGCCTACCGTTCGGCCAAAGGCGTCACCGTCGTCGGCCTGGTAGGGCGCCGACCTCTCATCATCACCCCGATCTGGGGGCATCTTCATATGACGGCCTACCGAACAGGGTCGGCTATCCCGACGGTGCGCGACGCCGGACTTGGCGCGCTTGCCAAGTCCGGGGCGCCGACCGTGTTCAGCGCCTCGATCCCGCTGGCGACCGGCGAGGCGCTGGAGCGTCTCGACGTCGAGTATCGCGCGCGCCCCGACGACAAGGAGCCGACATGATCGGCCGGACGCGCTCGGCGGCGATCGCGATAATGTTGGCGGCCCCCACGATGCTGCTGATGTCGGGCTGCGCGAGCAGTCGTCGCCCGGCTGACACGGCGCTTTGCCGGATAGAGACCAGGCCGACGGGGCTGCCCGGCCATGACGGCAAGGGCGAACCCGGCCGGCACGCGATGCGTCAATGGGATGTCCCTCTCGATGCCGGTTGGGATACGGCGGTCGAGCCCAAGACCGACGGCTACGCGCGCTTTCGGAAATCTATCCAAAATGGACCTAATGCGGAGGTGCAGGGTCATCTGCTCAGCGCACGCGGCGACTATAATGCCAGCCTCGTGTCGATGGCGGGCAAGGAATATGTGAAGCCTGCCTCATGCTTCGAGCGTGCCATCTACGGTGATTTCATGACCGAGGCGGTGCGCGACACGAAGGTCAACGGTTTCGACGGCTACGTGCTGGAGAACCCGACGACGCGAATGGTCCGGGCGCTTTACGAGCTGACGCCGACCGAGGATGCCAACGGGCCGGACCCGATTGACGTGGTGGTGGCCGAGCAACGGCGCGCCGGCTGGTCGCTCCTCTTCGAGATTCACGCCCATCCCGTCTCACGCGATGCGGCCACCAATCGCAGCGGCGCCGTCGCGCCGACCGTGAAGGACGCCGCCTATGAGGCCCGCCTCAAATCGGAAATGGGCCTCCGCGAAGCCCGGATCACCAACGGCGTCGTCACCGCCCGCATCCCGGCGGACGCCTTCCATTATTTCCAGTCGGACGAGTGACCATGACCCGGCGCCGACTGAACACCACACCTGGTTGATCACAAGGAGGGAGTTGAGGATGCACGACCATGCCGAGGGCGGGCACGCCCACGACCACACTGCCGGCGCCAACGCGACCATGCTCAAATGGGCGCTGGCGCTGACCTCGACCTACCTCGTCGCCGAGGTGATCGGCGGCTTCTACTTCAACAGCCTCGCGCTGCTGTCCGACGCGGCCCACATGCTCACCGATGTCGCCGCGCTCATCATCGCGCTCATGGCGATCCGCTTCGGCCGTCAAAAGCCGGATGCGAAGCGGACCTTCGGCTACAAGCGTGCCGAGATCCTCGCCGCGGCCTTCAATGCGGTCTTGCTCTTCGCGATCGCGATCTACGTGCTGGTTGAAGCGATCAAGCGTTTTTCGAGCCCCGAGCCGATCCAGTCGATGGGAATGCTGATCGTCGCCGCGATCGGCCTCATCGTGAACATCGCCTCGATGAGGCTCTTGATGGCGGGCAAGGACGCGAGCTTCAACGTCAAGGGCGCCTATCTGGAGGTGTGGGCCGACATGATCGGATCGGTTGGCGTCATTCTCGGCGCCCTCGCGATCAAATTCACGGGCTGGACCTGGGTCGATCCTCTGGTGGCTGTAGGCATTGGCCTGTGGGTGCTGCCCCGAACGTGGGTGCTGCTTCGGGACACGACCAACGTGCTGCTCGAAGGCGTGCCCAACAATCTCAATCTGGATGACATCCGGTCCGCGATCGCGTCGATCGATCACGTCACTAACGTCCATGACCTCCACATCTGGTCGATGAGCAACGATGACGTGTCCTGTACGGTCCATATCGTCGTCGCGGACAGCGAAGCGCTTTTCGTTGCCAGGCGCGGCGTCGCCCGGCTGCTCGCCGATCGCTTTCATATCGAACACGTCACGATCCAAGTGGACCAGCCTGGCGATCGCTGTGCCGCCGATCC
The nucleotide sequence above comes from Sphingomonas oryzagri. Encoded proteins:
- a CDS encoding ZIP family metal transporter, with the translated sequence MQALTYTIIPLVAIIVGAAIAVARTPKPGFVSAMQHLAAGVVFAAAAAEILPQVMHQNSPSATLIGGAAGVALMLTLKALEGRAKGPVVLLGAIAIDILVDGLVLGLGFIAGAKAGLLLTVALTLEVLFFGLTVTTELGETITSKWKIVGVTALIGLLLPIGAVIATPVATLSGVWIAGFLSFGLMALLYLVTEELLTEAHEHPDNPLISAMFFVGFLGLLLLEELTG
- a CDS encoding SRPBCC family protein, with the protein product MSTILETSIHLTVPLARVWRVIADLEAYKSWHPFVALNGHPVAGSRITLHFRSAADGKIMSSNKAVVLHVDRLRAFTWRFVAGPFLRLEEGFAIQKAGHGTFLLHHIRFTGPFAFVFTLLFRRRLMKALEVTNRAMAAYLVKPGTASRYSPRGTR
- a CDS encoding efflux RND transporter periplasmic adaptor subunit, which translates into the protein MIEDKRLLGGVAAAVLVAALGGFSVARCTSTPATTTQATEAKGGDEKPTAPADTVLMTAQAIKEAGISTETIAQGGLGSEIVAQASVTASPTGQAIVTARAGGAVTRVFKRLGDPVRAGEPLAIVVSRDAAQIAADRSAAAAKAVLANKNLARERYLYDQKVSARVDYDSAQAEAAAAAAEARRARVAAGAANVTADGSGVVVASPISGRVTAQTANLGSFVQPETELFRVADPKQIQIEAAILPGDAQRIVSGDRAVIELPEGGTVEAKVRSVTPALNSETRQATAVLDVTGGTLQPGLGVRVRISPSKGEATNAIVVPEDALQTVEGKDAVFVRTAQGFKAAFVTIGQRSAGRVEIVKGLQPGQTVATAQAFLLKAELGKGAGEEE
- a CDS encoding efflux RND transporter permease subunit, yielding MIAKLMALSVRARWAILFIFLAVGGLGVWQLTKLPIDAVPDITNKQVQINTVSKGLSPVEMEKLVTYPVETALAGIPGLQTTRSLSRNGFSQVTAIFSDKTDLYFARQQVGERLTAAQETLPSGVQPQIGPVTTGLGEILMYTVNYVNPEGKGAKKVDGQPGWQTDGSFLTPEGDRLVGEVAQSGYLRTVQDWIIRPQLRNVPGVAGVDSIGGYAKTFVVEPDPAKLTNYGISYSELGQALEAANLSVGANYFNRGGDAYLVRGDARIRSVEQITNAVVATRGGVPITVGAVANVKIGGDLRTGAGSMNGSEAVIGTTLMLIGENSRVVAKAAGDKLQQIAKTLPPGVEVEVVLDRAKLVSATVGTVERNLTEGAILVAISLFVLLGNWRAAIIAVLVIPFSFLMMATGMNVFGVPGNLMSLGALDFGLIVDGAVIIIENCLARLAHRQEREGRLLSLRERLEETMKASQEMIRPTVFGQAIILLAFAPLLTFTGVEGKTFSPMAITIMLALVAAFILAITLVPALVAILIRGKVSEKEVWLIAKTKDRYLPLLGKAVAKPWPFIIAGVAFFLACVPAFGLLGQEFIPQLDEKNIALASTRVPSTSLEQSLLMQRKVEAAVKTLPEVETAFSKTGTAEVATDPMPPNISDGFVILKPQDEWPKGETKAQFLEKLDKVTSGQLGNLYEVSQPIQLRFNELIAGVRGDVAIKLYGDDLDKMSASANEIVRVLQGIPGAASVKADQTGGAPTLDVRFDRAAIARYGLTVQEVADTVSAAMGGRESGLLFEGDRRFDIMVRVPDQTRVDLDAVKVLPVMLPAVEGQKRQSVPLAAVAQFRFTDGLNQISRENGKRRVVIQANIRGRDAGSFVAEAMTKVDKLKLPAGYYLEWGGQFQNLQAASKRLSVVVPLCFLGIFGLLFMALGTLGRAASVFLAVPLGLAGGVFTLAMTGIAFSVSAAVGFICLAGVAVLNGLVVMTAIRERLDAGIELGEAIIEGCREKMRAVVMTGFVPAIGFVPMALAHGTGAEVQKPLAVTVIGGLIAATILTLLVLPAIAKVVLGMGQRLARRPDVGEADAQSAEA
- a CDS encoding cation diffusion facilitator family transporter; protein product: MHDHAEGGHAHDHTAGANATMLKWALALTSTYLVAEVIGGFYFNSLALLSDAAHMLTDVAALIIALMAIRFGRQKPDAKRTFGYKRAEILAAAFNAVLLFAIAIYVLVEAIKRFSSPEPIQSMGMLIVAAIGLIVNIASMRLLMAGKDASFNVKGAYLEVWADMIGSVGVILGALAIKFTGWTWVDPLVAVGIGLWVLPRTWVLLRDTTNVLLEGVPNNLNLDDIRSAIASIDHVTNVHDLHIWSMSNDDVSCTVHIVVADSEALFVARRGVARLLADRFHIEHVTIQVDQPGDRCAADPIHP
- a CDS encoding cation diffusion facilitator family transporter, with the protein product MGHDHDHDRDHGHGHGHDHGHGHGHSHGHGHGHSHAPASFGTAFAIGTTLNLGFVLVEVIYGIAAGSVALLADAGHNLSDVLGLLIAWVAAVLAKRSPKGRYTYGLRSSSILAAFLNAIMLLVATTIIAVEAIERIARPEPVHGTTVMIVAAVGILINGATALLFMSGRKGDLNVRAAFLHMAADAGLAAGVVVAGLLINLTGWTWIDPVTSLIIVLVIAIGTWGLLRDSVNMALQAAPPGMDPEVIGGFLREHEKVEAIHDLHIWPMSTTETALTVHLVVPSGYPGDDFAAGIATELLERFSIHHSTIQIETNPDLHCTLASDATV
- a CDS encoding DUF190 domain-containing protein, whose amino-acid sequence is MTTSKLLRIYTDEAAYFGDRKVFEVVASRARDGKLAGVTVLEALLGFGRSAHVHRRHVLESDRAVVIEIVDEETRLRGFADGLGDVPGLGLVTLEAVEILRSGGGRTDRGGDAA